In the genome of Polaribacter atrinae, one region contains:
- a CDS encoding sodium:solute symporter: MNSTIILLIIISYFGVLMLISHFVSKNTSDDSFYTGDRKSPWQVVAFGMIGAVMSGVTFVSIPGMVSNNYFYYLQFVFGNVVGYIFITYVLIPIYYNLQLVSIYSYLETRFGSRTYKTGSLFFLISQSFGAALRLLLAAKILQYAVFDALNIPFFLTVIIILILIWMYTNKSGIKTIVWTDTLQTFFLLMAAIVSIFIIKDSLNLSFSETITSVTNHKYFKVFNWDFNSGSNFFKQFISGILIAVAMVGLDQNMMQKTLTCKSKKEAQRNILTFSLFLALAQFLFLGLGVMLYLYAEKFGIQLEIENGQFIHTDNLFPMLSLGSFGTVAAISFILGITAASFSSVDSSLTALTTSFTHDFLDITHKTSKEKKRLKNYVLLGFSIVIFIIIMLFSGSKGDVITTIFKVAGYTYGPLLGLYLLGIFTKIRIKDKAVPYICVLMPLLTYYINYIVKVKFSFDLGFMNILLNACLTILCLILIRNKNDE; the protein is encoded by the coding sequence ATGAATTCAACCATAATTTTATTAATCATTATCTCTTATTTTGGAGTATTAATGTTAATATCTCACTTTGTTTCAAAAAATACAAGTGATGATTCTTTTTACACCGGAGATAGAAAATCTCCTTGGCAAGTAGTTGCTTTCGGAATGATTGGAGCTGTTATGTCTGGTGTTACATTTGTTTCTATTCCGGGAATGGTCAGTAATAATTATTTCTATTATTTACAATTTGTTTTTGGTAATGTAGTAGGATATATTTTTATCACTTATGTATTAATTCCTATTTATTACAATTTACAATTGGTATCTATTTATAGTTATTTAGAAACAAGATTTGGATCTAGAACTTATAAAACAGGATCTTTATTTTTTCTGATATCTCAATCGTTTGGTGCTGCCTTAAGATTATTATTAGCAGCAAAAATTTTACAGTATGCCGTTTTTGATGCACTAAACATTCCGTTTTTTTTAACGGTAATTATCATATTGATTTTAATATGGATGTACACCAATAAATCTGGAATTAAAACAATTGTTTGGACAGATACACTTCAAACATTTTTTTTACTAATGGCGGCTATTGTGTCAATATTCATCATTAAAGATTCTTTAAACTTAAGTTTTTCAGAAACGATCACGTCTGTTACAAATCATAAATACTTTAAGGTTTTTAATTGGGATTTTAATTCTGGTAGTAATTTCTTTAAACAGTTTATTTCTGGAATTTTAATTGCTGTTGCTATGGTTGGTTTAGACCAAAATATGATGCAAAAAACATTAACCTGTAAAAGTAAAAAAGAAGCGCAGCGTAATATTTTAACCTTTAGTTTGTTTTTAGCTTTAGCACAGTTTCTCTTTTTAGGTTTGGGAGTGATGTTGTATTTATATGCAGAAAAATTCGGAATTCAATTAGAAATAGAAAACGGTCAATTTATTCATACAGATAATTTATTTCCGATGCTTTCTCTTGGTAGTTTTGGTACCGTAGCAGCAATCAGTTTTATTTTAGGAATTACGGCAGCTTCATTTTCTAGTGTAGATTCATCACTAACGGCGTTAACTACCTCCTTTACACATGATTTTTTAGATATTACACATAAAACTTCAAAAGAAAAAAAACGACTTAAAAATTATGTTTTACTTGGTTTCTCAATTGTAATTTTCATTATTATAATGTTATTCTCTGGAAGTAAAGGAGACGTAATTACAACAATTTTTAAAGTAGCAGGATACACGTACGGTCCGTTATTAGGGCTTTACCTTTTAGGTATTTTCACTAAAATAAGAATAAAAGACAAAGCTGTACCATACATCTGTGTCTTAATGCCATTACTTACATATTATATAAATTACATAGTTAAAGTTAAGTTTTCATTTGATTTAGGTTTCATGAATATTTTATTAAATGCTTGTCTTACCATACTATGTTTAATCCTTATACGAAACAAAAATGACGAATAA
- the murQ gene encoding N-acetylmuramic acid 6-phosphate etherase, which produces MTNKLTTEQVSDYNNLEQMSTTELLTNMNNEDKLVPLAIEKAIPSIHKLVDVIHEKMSNGGRLFYIGAGTSGRLGVLDASECPPTYGVSDNWVIGIIAGGDVALRKAVENAEDDTELAWETLKEHNISNKDVLIGIAASGTTPYVIGGLQKAKEQNIITGCITCNEGSPLALEADFPIELVVGPEFVTGSTRMKAGTAQKLALNMISTTVMIKLGRVKGNKMVDMQLSNKKLVSRGVKMVMDELHIETELASKLLQEHKSVRKSIEAYREEVK; this is translated from the coding sequence ATGACGAATAAATTAACTACAGAGCAAGTATCAGATTATAATAATTTAGAGCAGATGAGTACCACGGAATTGCTCACAAATATGAATAATGAGGACAAATTGGTTCCTTTGGCTATTGAAAAAGCAATTCCATCTATACATAAACTGGTAGATGTAATTCATGAAAAAATGAGCAACGGAGGCCGATTATTTTATATTGGTGCAGGTACAAGCGGACGACTGGGTGTGTTAGACGCATCAGAATGTCCGCCAACGTATGGTGTTTCCGATAATTGGGTAATAGGAATTATTGCTGGTGGAGATGTGGCACTTAGAAAAGCCGTAGAAAATGCAGAAGATGACACAGAATTAGCATGGGAAACTTTAAAAGAGCATAATATTTCTAATAAAGATGTTTTAATTGGTATTGCAGCTTCAGGTACTACACCGTATGTTATTGGTGGTTTGCAAAAAGCAAAAGAACAAAATATAATTACAGGTTGTATTACATGTAACGAGGGGTCTCCACTTGCGTTAGAAGCAGATTTTCCTATAGAATTAGTCGTTGGGCCAGAGTTTGTAACAGGAAGCACAAGAATGAAAGCAGGTACTGCTCAGAAATTAGCTTTAAACATGATTTCTACAACTGTTATGATAAAACTAGGCAGGGTTAAAGGAAATAAAATGGTAGACATGCAGCTTTCTAATAAAAAGCTCGTTTCTAGAGGAGTAAAGATGGTTATGGATGAGCTCCATATTGAAACAGAATTAGCAAGTAAACTGTTACAGGAACATAAAAGTGTTAGAAAATCTATAGAAGCGTATAGAGAAGAAGTCAAATAA
- a CDS encoding acyltransferase family protein gives MAKKERLIALDVLRGITIASMILVNTPGSWSYVYWPLLHAKWHGFTPTDAVFPFFLFIVGVSIHFAFKNFRPSEHKQAIKKIVKRTFIIFAIGLFLNLFPKFNFETVRYFGVLQRIAIAYGVGATLCLFFNKRILTYITVLILVSYWAILYFFVPENPFGPQTNLVGKIDLYLFGPNHIWKGLGFPFDPEGLLSTVPAIATVLIGALTGSFLSEFSNITVKIKTLLSYGVGLVLLGYIWGFVFPINKSLWSSTFVCFSAGWAMIILAFLIWIIDQKKCTAWSKPFIHFGTNPLFIFVFSGLYAKTIIYLIKITNSQGEIVSAKQYLYQDIFFPIAGNMNGSLLFAVAHILFFWCLVYLLHRNKIFIKI, from the coding sequence ATGGCAAAAAAGGAGAGATTAATAGCGTTAGATGTTCTAAGAGGCATAACAATTGCTTCCATGATTTTGGTAAATACGCCTGGTAGTTGGTCTTATGTTTATTGGCCATTATTACATGCAAAATGGCATGGCTTTACACCAACAGACGCTGTCTTTCCTTTTTTCTTATTTATTGTAGGAGTTTCTATACATTTTGCTTTTAAAAATTTTAGACCAAGTGAGCATAAACAAGCAATTAAAAAGATTGTTAAAAGAACGTTTATAATATTTGCAATTGGATTGTTTTTAAATTTATTTCCAAAATTCAATTTTGAAACGGTTCGATATTTTGGGGTGTTGCAAAGAATAGCAATTGCCTATGGTGTGGGTGCTACTCTTTGTTTATTTTTTAATAAAAGAATTCTAACCTACATTACTGTCTTAATTTTAGTTAGCTATTGGGCCATTTTATATTTCTTTGTACCAGAAAATCCTTTTGGACCGCAAACAAATTTAGTGGGTAAAATAGACTTGTATTTATTCGGACCAAATCACATCTGGAAAGGTCTTGGTTTTCCTTTTGATCCAGAAGGATTATTATCTACGGTACCAGCAATTGCAACAGTACTTATTGGTGCTTTAACGGGTAGTTTTTTAAGTGAATTCTCTAATATTACGGTTAAAATAAAAACCCTTTTAAGCTACGGGGTTGGTCTTGTTTTACTAGGCTATATTTGGGGTTTTGTATTTCCTATCAATAAATCGCTTTGGTCAAGTACTTTTGTTTGCTTTTCTGCAGGATGGGCAATGATTATATTGGCCTTTTTAATATGGATTATCGATCAAAAAAAATGCACAGCATGGTCTAAACCATTTATCCATTTTGGCACAAACCCTTTGTTCATCTTTGTATTCTCTGGTTTGTATGCAAAAACAATCATTTATTTAATAAAAATAACCAATTCTCAAGGAGAGATTGTATCAGCAAAACAATATTTATATCAAGATATATTTTTTCCTATTGCCGGAAATATGAATGGGTCACTTCTTTTTGCAGTTGCTCATATTCTATTTTTCTGGTGTTTAGTTTACTTATTACACAGAAATAAAATATTTATAAAAATTTAA